One Dreissena polymorpha isolate Duluth1 chromosome 9, UMN_Dpol_1.0, whole genome shotgun sequence genomic window carries:
- the LOC127846327 gene encoding uncharacterized protein LOC127846327, with translation MYTVLQTLWDTCYELGDTEIRSRIVGVRSQMESFDLFFGVHLGYIILRHTYNLSRTLQQKDMSASEGQAVASMTVETLTSKRSDDVFDKFWVDVNSQLDDVDVGEPVVPRRRKMPKRYDVGTGAHEYPATARDWYRPVYFEAFDLVIACIKDRFDQPGFKTYRSLQDLLVCCARGGDYATHLRSVMDFYRDAFNEQALTTQMETYQVAVRDKKVKTITDIVTFFRDLPSESLLFFSEVMRVFRHVLVMPATNATSERSFSGLRRLKTYLRTSMTQGRLTHLMTLHVHRCATDAMDLLDVANEFVSVKESRLTIFGKFS, from the coding sequence ATGTACACTGTGTTACAGACCTTGTGGGACACCTGCTACGAGCTCGGAGACACGGAGATCCGTTCCAGGATAGTAGGCGTGCGGTCCCAGATGGAGAGCTTCGACCTCTTCTTTGGTGTCCATCTAGGTTACATCATCCTGCGACATACATACAACTTGAGCCGCACCCTACAACAGAAGGACATGTCCGCATCAGAGGGTCAGGCAGTTGCTTCAATGACGGTGGAAACATTGACCAGCAAACGCTCCGACGATGTCTTCGACAAGTTTTGGGTTGACGTCAATAGCCAGCTCGATGACGTCGACGTAGGAGAGCCAGTGGTTCCCAGGCGACGCAAGATGCCGAAACGCTATGACGTTGGAACCGGGGCCCACGAGTATCCAGCCACAGCACGTGATTGGTACCGCCCGGTCTACTTTGAAGCATTCGATTTGGTGATCGCGTGTATCAAGGACAGATTCGATCAGCCAGGCTTCAAAACCTACAGATCCCTCCAAGACCTTCTTGTGTGCTGCGCCCGTGGTGGTGACTACGCCACTCATCTGCGGAGCGTGATGGACTTCTACAGGGACGCCTTCAACGAGCAGGCGCTCACCACTCAGATGGAGACGTACCAGGTCGCCGTACGGGACAAGAAGGTCAAGACCATCACGGACATTGTCACGTTCTTCCGCGACTTGCCTTCTGAGTCTCTCCTCTTTTTCTCGGAGGTGATGCGCGTCTTCCGCCACGTCCTGGTAATGCCCGCCACCAACGCAACCAGCGAGAGGTCCTTCTCCGGCCTGAGACGCCTGAAGACGTACCTCCGGACGTCTATGACACAGGGGAGACTCACCCACCTCATGACGCTCCACGTGCACAGGTGTGCTACCGACGCAATGGACTTGTTAGATGTTGCCAATGAGTTCGTCAGTGTGAAAGAATCACGGTTAACTATCTTCGGGAAGTTTTCATAG